A single genomic interval of Robbsia betulipollinis harbors:
- a CDS encoding ABC-F family ATPase, which translates to MLSTANITMQFGPKPLFENISVKFGEGNRYGLIGANGCGKSTFMKILGGDLEPTSGNVMLEPNVRLGKLSQNQFGYESLRVLDVVMMGHTEMWQAMSERDAIYANPDATDDDYMRAADLEARFAEYDGYTAEARAGELLLGVSVPIEQHNGPMSDVAPGWKLRVLLAQALFSNPDVLLLDEPTNNLDINAIRWLEDVLNQRNSTMIIISHDRHFLNQVCTHMADMDYGTLKVYPGNYDDYMQASTSAREQLYANNARAKEKIAELQEFVRRFSANKSKASQATSRRKQIDKIKVEDIKPSSRQNPFIRFEFDKKLHNLAVSGEGLAKRYDRTLFERTNVTVQAGEKVAIIGENGAGKTTLLRTLLGEVAPDAGAVKWAENASVGYMPQDTSEAFPKDLQLTDWINQYAQEGDDDQVIRGTLGRLLFGGDDIRKSVKVLSGGEKGRMIWGKLMLGKHNVLFMDEPTNHMDMESIESLQAALDRFTGTLVFVSHDREFVSTLAQRIIEIRTDGTVVDYHGTYEDYLRSQGIH; encoded by the coding sequence GTGCTGTCCACCGCCAACATCACCATGCAGTTCGGGCCCAAGCCCTTGTTCGAGAACATCTCGGTCAAGTTCGGGGAGGGCAACCGTTACGGCCTGATCGGCGCGAACGGCTGCGGCAAGTCGACGTTCATGAAGATCCTCGGCGGCGACCTCGAGCCCACGTCCGGCAACGTCATGCTCGAGCCCAACGTCAGGCTGGGCAAGCTGTCGCAGAACCAGTTCGGTTATGAATCGCTGCGCGTGCTCGACGTCGTGATGATGGGGCATACCGAAATGTGGCAGGCGATGAGCGAGCGCGACGCCATCTACGCGAACCCGGACGCGACCGACGACGACTACATGCGCGCCGCCGATCTCGAAGCCAGGTTCGCCGAATACGATGGCTACACCGCCGAGGCGCGGGCCGGCGAGCTGCTGCTGGGCGTGAGCGTGCCGATCGAACAGCACAACGGGCCGATGAGCGACGTCGCGCCGGGCTGGAAGCTGCGGGTGCTGCTCGCGCAGGCGCTATTCTCGAACCCGGACGTGCTGCTGCTCGACGAGCCGACGAACAACCTCGACATCAATGCGATCCGCTGGCTCGAGGACGTGCTGAATCAGCGCAACTCGACGATGATCATCATCTCGCACGACCGCCACTTCCTGAACCAGGTGTGCACCCACATGGCCGACATGGACTATGGCACGCTGAAGGTGTATCCGGGCAACTACGACGATTACATGCAGGCATCGACGTCGGCACGCGAGCAGCTGTACGCGAACAATGCGCGCGCGAAGGAAAAGATCGCCGAACTGCAGGAGTTCGTGCGCCGCTTCTCGGCCAACAAGTCCAAGGCGAGCCAGGCGACCAGCCGCCGCAAGCAGATCGACAAGATCAAGGTCGAGGACATCAAGCCGTCGTCGCGTCAGAACCCCTTCATTCGTTTCGAGTTCGACAAGAAGCTGCACAATCTGGCGGTGTCGGGCGAAGGGCTCGCGAAGCGGTATGACCGCACGCTGTTCGAGCGCACCAACGTCACCGTGCAGGCCGGCGAGAAGGTTGCCATCATCGGCGAGAACGGCGCCGGCAAGACGACGCTGCTGCGCACGTTGCTGGGCGAGGTCGCGCCGGACGCGGGTGCCGTCAAGTGGGCGGAAAACGCCAGCGTCGGCTATATGCCGCAGGATACGTCGGAAGCCTTCCCGAAGGATCTGCAGCTCACCGACTGGATCAACCAGTACGCGCAGGAAGGCGACGACGACCAGGTGATCCGCGGCACGCTCGGCCGTCTGCTGTTCGGCGGCGACGACATCCGCAAATCGGTGAAGGTGCTCTCCGGTGGCGAGAAGGGCCGGATGATCTGGGGCAAGCTGATGCTCGGCAAGCACAACGTGCTTTTCATGGACGAGCCGACCAATCACATGGACATGGAGTCGATCGAATCGCTCCAGGCGGCGCTCGACCGTTTCACGGGGACGCTGGTGTTCGTCTCGCACGACCGTGAGTTCGTCAGCACGCTGGCGCAGCGGATCATCGAGATCCGCACCGACGGCACCGTGGTCGATTACCACGGCACGTACGAAGATTACCTGCGCTCGCAGGGCATCCACTGA
- the ldcA gene encoding muramoyltetrapeptide carboxypeptidase, with translation MTTSYSHKPRHIRLVAPSGYPENPADVTRAVERLHAEGHHVDNLAATHRRFERFAGTDEERAADIDALADASVPLPDIVLAVRGGYGAMRLLHGLDYDGIERRCADKPPVIVGHSDFTAMQMALLTHARVITFGGPMLARNFGQVNLNRFTMAHFWAILQSSDYTVHGTQRDQPDLDVSGVLWGGNLAMLAALTGTPFMPSIDGGILFVEDVNEQPFRTERMLYQLYLAGILQRQQALVMGTFSGGAAAAYDNGFSLDSVAEQIGRVAGIPVVRGLQFGHVDEMLTLPVGAQARLRSGAAGFSLTMSGYPTLA, from the coding sequence ATGACTACCTCCTATTCGCACAAACCCCGTCACATCCGTCTCGTCGCGCCGTCCGGCTATCCGGAGAATCCGGCCGACGTGACCCGCGCCGTCGAACGCCTGCATGCCGAGGGACACCACGTCGACAATCTCGCCGCCACGCACCGGCGCTTCGAGCGCTTCGCGGGCACCGACGAGGAACGCGCCGCCGACATCGACGCGCTGGCGGACGCGTCCGTGCCGCTTCCCGACATCGTGCTCGCGGTGCGCGGCGGCTATGGGGCGATGCGTCTGCTGCACGGGCTCGACTACGACGGGATCGAACGCCGCTGTGCGGACAAACCGCCCGTGATCGTGGGTCACAGCGATTTCACCGCCATGCAGATGGCCTTGCTGACCCATGCGCGCGTCATCACGTTCGGCGGCCCGATGCTCGCGCGCAACTTCGGGCAGGTCAATCTGAACCGGTTCACCATGGCGCATTTCTGGGCCATCCTGCAGTCGTCCGACTACACCGTGCACGGCACGCAGCGCGACCAGCCGGACCTGGACGTGAGCGGCGTGCTGTGGGGCGGCAATCTGGCCATGCTCGCCGCCCTGACCGGCACGCCCTTCATGCCGTCGATCGACGGCGGCATCCTGTTCGTCGAGGATGTCAACGAACAGCCGTTTCGCACCGAGCGCATGTTGTATCAGCTGTATCTGGCCGGCATCCTGCAGCGTCAGCAGGCGCTCGTCATGGGGACCTTCTCGGGCGGTGCGGCGGCGGCCTACGACAACGGTTTCTCGCTCGATTCCGTCGCCGAACAGATCGGGCGGGTCGCCGGCATCCCGGTGGTGCGCGGTCTGCAGTTCGGGCATGTCGACGAGATGCTGACGCTGCCGGTGGGCGCCCAGGCGCGACTGCGCTCGGGCGCCGCCGGTTTCAGCCTGACGATGTCGGGCTATCCGACGCTCGCCTGA
- the tadA gene encoding tRNA adenosine(34) deaminase TadA, with product MSETDRRGDQAHDRRGDHDAATQQRDAYFMGLALDAAERARAVGEVPVGAVLVKGDTVIAVGFNQPIGLHDPSAHAEMLALRAAALTLENYRLPGCDLYVTLEPCPMCAGAIMHARIGRVVFGARDPKTGAAGSVVDLFAQAQLNHHAQVTAGVLGDECAARLRTFFAERRRAAKQAAAARAASAPVPAPVPVPAPVPAPVPVPVPASVPAPAPAPARDSAIDPFPVTPVR from the coding sequence ATGAGCGAAACCGATCGCCGCGGCGATCAAGCACACGATCGCCGCGGCGATCACGATGCCGCGACGCAGCAGCGCGATGCCTATTTCATGGGTCTGGCGCTCGACGCCGCAGAGCGCGCGCGCGCGGTGGGCGAGGTGCCGGTGGGTGCGGTGCTGGTCAAAGGGGACACGGTCATCGCCGTGGGCTTCAATCAGCCGATCGGTCTGCATGATCCCTCCGCGCACGCCGAAATGCTCGCACTGCGCGCCGCGGCCCTGACGCTGGAGAACTACCGCCTTCCCGGTTGCGATCTCTACGTCACGCTCGAGCCGTGTCCGATGTGCGCCGGCGCGATCATGCATGCCCGCATCGGCCGGGTCGTGTTCGGTGCGCGCGATCCGAAGACCGGCGCCGCCGGCAGTGTGGTCGACCTCTTCGCGCAAGCGCAGCTGAACCATCACGCGCAGGTGACGGCCGGCGTTCTGGGCGACGAATGCGCGGCGCGTCTGCGGACCTTTTTCGCCGAGCGCCGTCGCGCCGCGAAACAGGCCGCCGCAGCGCGGGCGGCGTCCGCGCCGGTACCAGCACCAGTACCAGTACCAGCACCAGTACCAGCACCAGTACCAGTACCAGTACCAGCATCAGTACCGGCGCCGGCACCGGCACCCGCGCGCGATTCCGCCATTGATCCTTTTCCGGTAACGCCCGTCCGATGA
- a CDS encoding pilus assembly protein TadG-related protein translates to MTTSHRQSGGIAITMAIFLLVAVVLLESLALGYAFYLRRKMQTVADFSALAGAQQLSGTDCTTALKTASANGALNGVTTTFASSCGRWNAAYTSALHYQPQTDASVDPNAVYVSVSATLPWVPSWMPSSTIGAQAIAIRNGSPVAVFSIASGLLSSQLGCVAACGAIASANFSVLDFLRALGIAVPTPLTVGGLTTLLSTNPVTYAQVVGAIGSLTGLSNLSSVLRVSPTQANLPVQLLTTASVRGLFTFDTLASSTDTAGSILGAQLNALSLVTTAVGVADRNSAIGTTLGAGGITAQVNVVAPPSIGMGGVGASAYSGQIRVYAHVTTAGITGSAPLLGLLASVDLPIEIDVADASATITSLCTAKNAGGADTATFSVSTPLLQACVGALTESTVKAGTSSCASTLTPQTVLSLVSGLATVKAGFTLAALPNTGSYTLAAGQTAVTTGNNLVPGTALSQILTGLDTQLVASLLPGSASVSVGTVGTTTSTGSTGTSTIATALAPAGTTLNAAAAAINASLASLTSLSTALGGTGLSVLSGTQTSLLRLLQGTASAVATLTSAINPILGGLLGGTLGPCGIVSGTGTAAIQACVASKLSGTASGSGTPNALLFVTSAVANLLQPALTSLAASLSSGLTTLFGTELGAGTLNLISLNCIGTDVRLVQ, encoded by the coding sequence TTGACGACCTCCCACAGACAATCCGGCGGCATCGCGATCACCATGGCGATCTTCCTGCTGGTCGCCGTGGTGCTGCTGGAGTCGCTCGCGCTCGGCTATGCGTTCTACCTGCGACGCAAGATGCAGACCGTCGCGGATTTCAGCGCGTTGGCGGGCGCGCAGCAGTTGAGCGGCACCGATTGCACCACCGCGCTGAAAACGGCCAGCGCGAACGGCGCGCTCAACGGCGTGACGACCACCTTCGCGAGCAGCTGCGGGCGCTGGAACGCAGCCTACACGAGCGCGCTGCACTACCAGCCGCAAACGGACGCGAGCGTCGATCCGAACGCGGTCTACGTGTCGGTCAGCGCGACATTGCCGTGGGTGCCTTCGTGGATGCCGTCGAGCACCATCGGCGCGCAGGCCATCGCGATTCGCAACGGTTCGCCGGTGGCGGTTTTCTCGATCGCCTCGGGACTGTTGAGCAGTCAACTGGGTTGCGTCGCCGCGTGCGGCGCCATCGCCAGCGCAAATTTCAGCGTGCTCGATTTCCTGCGCGCGCTGGGCATCGCCGTGCCGACCCCGCTGACGGTGGGCGGACTGACCACCTTGCTGAGCACGAATCCGGTGACCTACGCCCAGGTCGTCGGCGCGATCGGCAGCCTGACCGGCTTGAGCAATCTCAGCTCGGTGCTGCGCGTGTCTCCCACCCAGGCGAATCTGCCGGTGCAATTGCTCACCACCGCGAGCGTCCGGGGTCTGTTCACATTCGATACCTTGGCGAGCAGCACCGATACGGCGGGCAGCATCCTCGGCGCGCAGTTGAATGCCCTGAGTCTGGTGACCACGGCGGTGGGCGTGGCCGACCGGAACAGCGCGATCGGCACCACGCTGGGCGCGGGCGGCATCACCGCGCAGGTCAATGTCGTCGCGCCGCCGTCGATCGGCATGGGGGGCGTGGGCGCCAGCGCCTATTCGGGACAGATCCGCGTCTACGCGCACGTCACCACCGCCGGCATCACGGGTTCGGCGCCGCTGCTCGGCCTGCTTGCCAGCGTCGATCTGCCGATCGAGATCGACGTGGCCGACGCCTCGGCCACCATCACCTCGCTGTGCACCGCGAAGAACGCCGGCGGCGCCGACACCGCGACGTTCTCGGTCTCGACCCCGCTCCTGCAGGCGTGTGTCGGCGCGCTGACAGAAAGCACCGTGAAGGCGGGCACGAGCAGTTGCGCGTCGACGCTGACGCCGCAGACCGTGTTGAGCCTGGTGAGCGGGCTGGCGACGGTCAAGGCCGGCTTCACGCTGGCGGCCCTGCCCAATACGGGAAGCTACACGCTGGCCGCGGGCCAGACGGCCGTCACCACCGGCAACAACCTGGTGCCGGGCACCGCGCTGAGCCAGATCCTCACCGGTCTCGACACGCAACTGGTCGCCTCCCTGCTGCCTGGCAGCGCTTCGGTGTCGGTCGGTACGGTGGGCACGACGACCAGCACCGGGAGCACCGGCACGAGCACGATCGCCACGGCGCTCGCGCCCGCCGGCACGACGTTGAACGCGGCGGCGGCGGCGATCAACGCCAGTCTCGCGTCGCTCACAAGCCTGTCGACGGCGCTGGGCGGCACGGGCCTGTCGGTGCTGAGCGGTACGCAAACCTCGTTGCTGAGGCTGTTGCAGGGCACCGCCAGCGCCGTGGCGACGCTGACGAGCGCGATCAATCCCATTCTCGGCGGCCTGCTCGGCGGCACGCTCGGACCCTGCGGCATAGTGAGCGGCACGGGTACTGCCGCAATCCAGGCATGTGTGGCGTCCAAGCTTTCGGGCACGGCAAGCGGCAGCGGCACGCCCAACGCGCTGCTCTTTGTCACGAGCGCGGTGGCGAATCTGCTGCAACCCGCGTTGACCTCGCTTGCCGCGTCCCTGAGCAGCGGGCTGACCACGCTTTTCGGTACCGAACTGGGCGCGGGCACGCTGAATCTGATCAGCCTCAACTGCATCGGTACCGATGTGCGTCTGGTCCAGTGA
- a CDS encoding TadE/TadG family type IV pilus assembly protein: protein MTGRAATGRARPARASQRGTAAIEFALVFPTVFLLVYGLITYGLILLAQQSLQLAVAEGARAALRYSTAPALAACNAVNLQTAWLGSNLAGCPANAPVVIACPYQSSASCLKVVATYPYAANPLVPTLPLLNLLLPTTLSASAVVQLEPGVVTVRP, encoded by the coding sequence GTGACAGGCCGGGCCGCGACAGGCCGCGCGCGACCGGCCCGTGCGTCCCAGCGCGGCACCGCCGCCATCGAATTCGCGCTGGTTTTTCCGACCGTGTTCCTGCTTGTCTACGGCCTGATCACCTACGGCCTCATCCTGCTCGCGCAGCAATCGCTGCAGCTCGCCGTCGCCGAGGGCGCGCGCGCGGCGCTGCGCTACAGTACCGCGCCGGCGCTCGCCGCGTGCAATGCGGTCAATCTGCAGACGGCATGGCTGGGCAGCAATCTGGCGGGCTGTCCGGCCAACGCCCCGGTCGTGATCGCCTGCCCTTACCAGTCGAGCGCGTCCTGTCTGAAGGTGGTCGCCACCTATCCCTACGCCGCGAATCCGCTGGTTCCCACCTTGCCGCTGCTGAATCTGCTTCTGCCGACGACGCTCAGCGCGAGCGCGGTGGTCCAGCTCGAACCCGGTGTCGTGACGGTGAGGCCATGA
- a CDS encoding DUF3613 domain-containing protein, with protein sequence MTHRIRGRVIRAAARLVAGVVFAGLPVAGAYSAWNDYGTAEPRDELGRDTRAALALQVDGQAAGPMLPIPGEEASASYKRYLDSFAHPIPEFFEKKVKSGQDDK encoded by the coding sequence ATGACGCATCGCATCCGAGGCAGGGTCATCAGGGCGGCGGCGCGCCTGGTCGCGGGTGTCGTGTTCGCGGGCCTGCCCGTCGCCGGCGCGTACAGTGCCTGGAATGATTACGGCACCGCGGAGCCGCGCGACGAACTCGGGCGCGACACCCGGGCGGCGCTGGCATTGCAGGTCGACGGCCAGGCCGCGGGGCCGATGCTGCCGATACCGGGCGAGGAGGCCAGCGCGTCGTACAAGCGTTACCTCGACAGCTTCGCTCACCCGATTCCCGAGTTCTTCGAGAAGAAGGTCAAATCCGGGCAGGATGACAAATGA
- a CDS encoding pilus assembly protein, translating into MRTVSLFHARKLASGFVRRPPASRILVRVALAGWGLSAMAGCASHATTADAVMHDAAVARQQAEQVPAVANDRNLYLTLIGEMQAKELSYASLAHIDAFEKKYGPRADIELLRGDALRETGQDAAALSVYQSLMDDPTTGAAAWHGSGRVLAAQHRYTAAIDALSKAVDRDPINVSYLNDLAYADLLAGRTAAARLPIAQAAELAPRNNKVIANLVLYLLLAGDATGAQRVVARAALPEATVQATRTLAAQLGTATGATGATGATGAPGLPAPALAAALPPGTGGRPPLMLERSGDAQ; encoded by the coding sequence ATGCGCACCGTTTCGCTGTTTCACGCTCGCAAGCTGGCGAGTGGTTTCGTACGACGCCCACCGGCGTCGCGCATTCTTGTCCGGGTGGCGCTGGCCGGTTGGGGGCTGAGCGCGATGGCCGGTTGCGCCAGCCACGCCACGACGGCCGACGCCGTGATGCATGACGCCGCGGTGGCGCGCCAGCAAGCGGAGCAGGTCCCGGCCGTGGCGAACGACCGCAATCTGTATTTGACCCTCATCGGCGAGATGCAGGCGAAGGAACTGTCGTATGCCTCGCTCGCGCACATCGACGCGTTCGAGAAAAAATACGGCCCCCGCGCCGACATCGAACTGTTGCGTGGCGACGCGCTGCGCGAGACCGGACAGGACGCGGCGGCGCTGTCGGTCTATCAATCGCTGATGGACGATCCCACCACGGGCGCCGCCGCGTGGCACGGGAGCGGACGCGTGCTGGCCGCACAGCATCGCTACACGGCGGCCATCGATGCGTTGAGCAAGGCGGTTGACCGCGATCCGATCAATGTCTCCTATCTGAACGATCTGGCCTACGCCGATCTTCTCGCGGGCCGTACGGCAGCGGCGCGGCTGCCGATCGCGCAGGCAGCGGAACTGGCGCCACGCAACAACAAAGTGATCGCCAATCTTGTTCTGTACCTGTTGCTCGCGGGCGACGCCACCGGCGCGCAGCGGGTCGTCGCGCGTGCGGCACTCCCCGAGGCGACGGTGCAGGCCACACGCACGCTGGCGGCGCAGTTGGGCACCGCGACGGGTGCGACAGGTGCGACGGGCGCGACGGGCGCGCCCGGCCTTCCCGCGCCCGCGCTCGCCGCGGCGTTGCCGCCGGGCACGGGCGGGCGGCCGCCCTTGATGTTGGAACGTTCTGGAGACGCGCAATGA
- a CDS encoding type II secretion system F family protein → MTLFFEWFVSPRHACLALALLAAAAASLVLGMGLIRRARMQTRQARRLDQAVAARAGRVLERRRSNGWRVWIAQLGARGVASALGRSLVAGEDRLLLDQCAVNHPAGQAWFFLARTVLGFGMPALGLVVVPHDTVLESCGIVFFGFGTGYMVPKWVMRRRAAARRRHADEEMPLLVDLLRLLQGVGLSVDQTIQLIEQDFGTAMPVLSSELAHAEAQFRSGLPRAASLQRFATIYRNADMASVAELIVQVDRFGGAVQTPLQQFGERMRERRRSDMKARIGQLTVKMTGVMVLTLLPALIVVTGGAGFLAIFRSLSRMGGG, encoded by the coding sequence ATGACGCTCTTTTTCGAATGGTTCGTCTCCCCGCGTCATGCCTGCCTCGCGCTTGCGTTGCTGGCCGCGGCCGCGGCGAGTCTGGTGCTGGGCATGGGTTTGATCCGGCGCGCCCGCATGCAGACCCGGCAGGCACGGCGCCTGGATCAGGCCGTGGCGGCCCGTGCCGGGCGCGTACTGGAGCGGCGTCGCTCGAATGGCTGGCGCGTGTGGATCGCACAGCTCGGCGCGCGTGGTGTGGCATCGGCGCTGGGACGCAGTCTGGTCGCAGGCGAGGACCGTCTGCTGCTGGATCAGTGCGCGGTGAATCATCCCGCGGGGCAGGCCTGGTTCTTCCTCGCGCGCACGGTACTCGGTTTCGGCATGCCCGCGCTCGGTCTGGTGGTGGTGCCGCACGACACGGTGCTCGAATCGTGCGGCATCGTGTTCTTCGGTTTCGGCACCGGCTACATGGTGCCGAAATGGGTGATGCGCCGGCGCGCGGCGGCGCGGCGCCGGCACGCGGACGAGGAAATGCCGCTGCTGGTGGACCTGCTGCGGTTGTTGCAGGGCGTGGGACTGAGTGTGGACCAGACGATCCAGTTGATCGAGCAGGACTTCGGCACCGCCATGCCGGTGTTGAGCAGCGAACTCGCGCATGCCGAGGCGCAATTTCGCTCCGGCTTGCCGCGCGCGGCATCGCTGCAGCGTTTCGCCACCATCTATCGCAATGCCGACATGGCCTCGGTCGCCGAACTCATCGTCCAGGTCGACCGCTTCGGCGGGGCGGTTCAGACGCCGTTGCAGCAGTTCGGCGAACGCATGCGCGAGCGGCGGCGTTCCGACATGAAGGCACGCATCGGACAACTGACCGTCAAGATGACCGGCGTCATGGTGCTGACGCTGCTGCCGGCGTTGATCGTGGTGACCGGCGGCGCGGGTTTTCTGGCGATTTTCCGCAGCCTGTCGCGGATGGGAGGAGGGTGA
- a CDS encoding type II secretion system F family protein, whose product MSARALLLCAALLLGATGILLLLAQRAGRRIGRAAGDFVAPHLRALPAARQTDAPAARARGWLAQRPLERLPAIENLFLRAGIHEHSRWLLLQVCLTAVPTLVAGMLLGLVPAGFVVLLAFVATWFRLWLMISRRHRRIVRQLPPLLDALVRQVSLGTSLGSAFQQIAEQSPMPLGELVGRAAQLNRAGVELDVALKQTARMYGVNQLLTIGAVLGVSTRFGGRSDQILTRIADFMRDIEHAHQELLALSSETRISAWVLGLLPLTLVCGLMIFNNRFFAQMWNDPMGAQMLVGAAGLQITGSFLLYRLAKGL is encoded by the coding sequence ATGAGCGCCCGGGCGTTGTTGCTGTGCGCGGCGCTGCTGCTGGGCGCGACCGGTATCCTGCTGCTGCTGGCGCAGCGTGCGGGACGGCGCATCGGGCGGGCCGCGGGCGATTTCGTCGCGCCGCATCTGCGTGCGCTGCCCGCGGCGCGTCAGACCGACGCACCGGCCGCGCGCGCGCGGGGCTGGCTCGCGCAACGGCCGCTCGAACGCCTGCCGGCGATCGAAAATCTCTTTCTGCGGGCCGGCATCCATGAGCATTCCCGCTGGTTGCTCCTGCAGGTCTGTCTGACTGCGGTGCCGACGCTGGTGGCCGGCATGCTGCTTGGCCTCGTGCCGGCCGGATTCGTCGTGTTGCTCGCGTTCGTCGCCACGTGGTTTCGCCTCTGGCTGATGATTTCACGCCGGCATCGTCGCATCGTGCGGCAGCTACCGCCGCTGCTCGACGCACTGGTGCGACAGGTCAGCCTGGGCACGAGCCTGGGCTCGGCGTTCCAGCAGATCGCCGAACAATCGCCGATGCCTTTGGGAGAGCTGGTTGGACGCGCGGCACAGTTGAATCGTGCCGGCGTCGAGCTCGATGTGGCGCTCAAGCAGACCGCTCGCATGTATGGCGTGAATCAACTGTTGACGATCGGCGCGGTGCTCGGCGTCTCGACGCGCTTTGGCGGCCGTAGCGATCAGATCCTGACACGCATCGCCGACTTCATGCGCGATATCGAGCACGCGCATCAGGAACTGCTGGCGTTGTCGTCGGAAACCCGCATTTCGGCCTGGGTGCTGGGCCTGTTGCCGCTGACCCTGGTCTGCGGACTGATGATTTTCAATAACCGTTTCTTCGCGCAGATGTGGAACGATCCGATGGGCGCGCAGATGCTGGTCGGCGCCGCGGGCTTGCAGATCACGGGCTCCTTCCTGTTGTATCGGCTGGCGAAAGGCCTATGA